Proteins encoded in a region of the Zunongwangia endophytica genome:
- a CDS encoding protein-L-isoaspartate(D-aspartate) O-methyltransferase yields MYKDTFRHKGKRQQLVNTITKKGITDHRVLNAVGKIPRHLFMDSSFEDHAYQDKAFPIAADQTISQPFTVAFQSELLEITEGENVLEIGTGSGYQTAVLCELGARVYSIERQRELYRKTKAFLNKIGYRPKYLSFGDGYKGLPSYAPFDKIIVTAGAPFVPKDLLGQLKVGGRLVIPVGDDVQIMTLFVRKSPTEFDKTEFGEFRFVPLLEDKN; encoded by the coding sequence TTGTATAAGGATACTTTTAGACATAAAGGGAAGAGACAACAATTGGTAAATACAATAACCAAAAAAGGAATTACAGACCATCGTGTGTTAAACGCGGTTGGTAAAATTCCGCGTCATCTTTTTATGGATAGTAGTTTCGAAGATCATGCATATCAAGACAAAGCTTTTCCTATAGCGGCAGATCAAACTATTTCTCAGCCCTTTACGGTGGCTTTTCAAAGTGAACTTTTAGAAATTACTGAAGGTGAAAATGTATTGGAGATCGGTACCGGAAGCGGATACCAAACTGCGGTTTTGTGCGAACTTGGAGCCAGAGTTTACAGTATCGAACGCCAACGAGAACTGTATCGAAAAACAAAGGCGTTTTTAAATAAAATCGGCTATCGTCCTAAATATTTAAGTTTTGGCGATGGCTATAAAGGTTTGCCATCTTACGCTCCTTTTGATAAGATTATTGTAACTGCGGGAGCACCATTTGTGCCGAAGGATTTATTGGGGCAACTGAAAGTAGGAGGTAGGCTCGTAATCCCGGTAGGAGATGATGTACAGATTATGACTTTATTTGTTCGAAAATCTCCAACAGAATTCGATAAAACTGAGTTTGGTGAATTTCGATTTGTACCGCTATTAGAGGATAAAAATTGA
- a CDS encoding DUF1015 domain-containing protein produces the protein MVKITPFKAVRPQRAKAGLVASRPYGEYNEAEMRARLDYNPYSFLHILNPGYKFQQTISGTQKFQLIKNRYLEFKEENTFVQDENPCFYIYKMETRDLSCCGIIAAASAEDYKNGIIKKHEETIASRESLFKDYVKTVGFNTEPVLLTYEDQPEIQEILAKIMQQNPEYEFATRQREMHYLWKVDSKAEIEQIQQFFSKMESIYIADGHHRSASSFLLSQESAKNNEHHTGKESYNHFLSYFIPENHLKIYQFRRLITDLNDYSKEDFLIKLDEHFRIENRKLDAYKPEQKHHFKMYLDGEFYSLYLRKTSMHFTDTLSQLDCQILYDLVLKPILGINDLRNDKRISYIPGKNDILEMKNLIDNGEFAIGFGMLPVSISEIKKIADEGLTMPPKSTYIEPKLRSGLTIYEF, from the coding sequence TTGGTAAAAATAACTCCATTTAAAGCAGTACGACCACAACGCGCTAAAGCGGGATTGGTGGCTTCCCGACCTTACGGCGAATACAACGAAGCTGAAATGCGTGCTCGTTTGGATTATAATCCATATTCCTTTCTTCATATTCTTAATCCTGGTTATAAATTTCAGCAAACCATAAGCGGAACTCAAAAATTTCAGCTCATAAAAAATCGCTATCTGGAATTTAAAGAGGAAAATACCTTTGTTCAGGACGAAAATCCATGTTTTTACATTTACAAGATGGAAACTCGTGATTTATCCTGCTGCGGAATAATTGCTGCTGCCAGCGCCGAGGATTATAAAAATGGAATCATCAAAAAGCATGAGGAGACCATCGCAAGTCGAGAATCTTTATTTAAAGATTATGTAAAAACAGTAGGTTTTAATACCGAACCGGTATTGCTTACGTATGAAGATCAACCGGAAATTCAGGAAATTCTTGCGAAAATTATGCAACAAAATCCCGAATATGAGTTCGCAACGCGACAACGCGAAATGCATTATCTCTGGAAGGTTGACAGTAAAGCCGAAATTGAGCAAATTCAGCAGTTCTTTTCGAAAATGGAAAGTATTTATATTGCCGACGGACACCATCGCTCGGCTTCCTCATTTCTATTATCTCAAGAATCGGCTAAAAACAACGAACATCATACCGGGAAGGAATCTTACAATCATTTTCTGAGCTATTTTATACCTGAAAATCATTTAAAAATTTACCAATTTCGCCGTTTAATCACCGATCTAAATGACTATTCTAAGGAAGATTTTCTCATTAAACTTGATGAGCATTTCAGAATTGAAAATAGAAAGTTAGATGCATACAAACCGGAGCAAAAGCATCATTTTAAGATGTATCTGGATGGCGAATTCTATTCGTTGTATTTGCGCAAAACCAGCATGCATTTTACAGATACGCTTAGCCAGCTAGACTGCCAGATTTTATATGATCTTGTTCTAAAACCTATTTTGGGAATTAACGATTTACGAAATGATAAACGCATCAGTTATATTCCCGGCAAAAATGATATTCTGGAAATGAAAAACCTTATCGATAACGGCGAATTTGCGATTGGTTTTGGAATGTTACCGGTTTCCATTTCAGAAATTAAAAAAATTGCAGACGAAGGTCTTACCATGCCTCCAAAAAGCACTTATATTGAACCTAAATTGCGAAGCGGACTTACCATTTACGAGTTTTAA
- a CDS encoding Gfo/Idh/MocA family protein: MLKVGVLGAGHLGKIHLKLLNQSSKYNLIGFYDADKENSEKIASEFGYTAYDNLDQLIADADVIDVVTPTLAHFDVAKKVISAKKHLFIEKPITNTFEEAEELIKLASENGVKGQVGHVERFNPAFRSVVDRIENPMFIEAHRLAEFNPRGTDVPVVLDLMIHDIDAILSVVKSEVKSINASGVSVISDTPDIANARIEFENGCVANLTASRISMKNMRKSRFFQRDAYISVDFLEKKCEVVKMKDAPTTPDDFAMILQNAEGVKKQIYFDNPSVSPNNAILDELETFADAINNDTTPIVTLEQGAKALKIANAVIANF, encoded by the coding sequence ATGCTTAAAGTTGGGGTACTAGGTGCCGGCCACCTGGGTAAAATCCATTTAAAATTACTCAATCAATCTTCAAAATATAATCTTATTGGTTTTTACGACGCCGATAAGGAAAATTCAGAAAAAATTGCTTCAGAATTTGGCTATACAGCTTATGATAATCTGGATCAGCTAATCGCAGATGCAGATGTTATAGACGTGGTTACTCCTACGCTTGCACATTTTGATGTGGCTAAAAAAGTGATTTCAGCAAAAAAACACTTGTTTATAGAAAAGCCTATCACTAATACTTTCGAGGAAGCTGAAGAACTTATTAAATTAGCTTCAGAGAATGGCGTGAAAGGACAGGTAGGCCACGTAGAGCGTTTTAACCCGGCTTTTCGATCGGTTGTAGATCGTATTGAAAATCCAATGTTTATCGAGGCGCATCGTTTGGCTGAATTTAATCCCCGCGGAACAGATGTTCCTGTGGTATTGGATTTAATGATTCATGATATCGATGCGATTTTAAGTGTGGTGAAGTCTGAAGTTAAGAGTATCAACGCAAGCGGCGTTTCAGTAATTAGTGATACTCCAGATATTGCCAATGCAAGAATTGAATTCGAAAATGGCTGTGTTGCTAATTTAACAGCTAGCCGAATTTCGATGAAAAATATGCGTAAATCCAGATTTTTTCAACGAGATGCCTATATCTCGGTCGATTTCTTAGAGAAGAAATGTGAAGTTGTAAAAATGAAGGATGCGCCAACCACGCCAGATGATTTTGCGATGATTTTGCAAAACGCTGAAGGAGTTAAAAAACAAATTTATTTTGATAATCCATCGGTTTCCCCAAACAATGCTATTCTAGATGAATTGGAAACTTTTGCCGATGCTATTAATAACGATACTACCCCGATCGTGACTTTAGAACAAGGTGCAAAAGCACTGAAAATCGCCAATGCGGTGATTGCTAATTTTTAA
- a CDS encoding exonuclease domain-containing protein — protein MYAILDIETTGGKYNEEGITEIAIYKFDGEKVVDQFISLINPERPIQPFVVGLTGINNEMLRNAPKFYEVARRIIEITEDCIIVAHNAKFDYRILRTEYKRLGFEFQRKSLCTVELSKKLIPDMPSYSLGKLVRALGIPLSDRHRANGDAQATVKLFKMLLAKDTKKEILKDNVRQEPKRQLDSKLVYILDDLPSITGIYYLHDEDGEIIYIGKSKNIKKRINQHFTNEHAKAREMQKEVASVSYESTGNELIALLRENQEIKNNKPKYNRALKKNIFTHGLYHYTDNDGYINLKISKARSAKNCITTFSSLRSARNTLTNWIEEYELCARLSGEHPGTGSCFNYTIKTCHGACVGEESPEDYNERVLQLIQKYSYTDQNMLVIDRGREIDEKSALLIEGGKFKGVGYYNLNHQINKLGIIKSIITPMTNDRDAQHIIQSYLRRNKKLKIINFQ, from the coding sequence TTGTACGCAATTTTAGACATAGAGACGACAGGCGGAAAGTATAACGAGGAAGGCATCACCGAAATTGCTATCTATAAATTTGATGGGGAAAAAGTAGTAGATCAATTTATAAGTTTGATTAACCCCGAACGTCCTATCCAACCTTTTGTGGTTGGTCTTACGGGAATTAATAACGAGATGCTTCGTAATGCGCCTAAGTTTTACGAAGTGGCTCGGCGAATAATAGAGATCACTGAGGATTGCATTATCGTTGCTCACAATGCAAAATTTGATTACCGAATTCTTAGAACAGAATATAAACGCTTAGGATTCGAATTTCAGCGAAAATCTTTATGTACCGTAGAGCTTTCTAAAAAACTAATCCCAGATATGCCTTCTTACAGTTTAGGAAAACTGGTAAGAGCTTTGGGAATTCCGTTAAGCGATAGACATCGTGCTAATGGTGATGCACAGGCTACCGTTAAGTTGTTTAAAATGCTGTTGGCCAAAGACACCAAAAAAGAAATTTTAAAAGATAACGTTAGGCAAGAACCTAAACGACAATTAGATAGTAAACTGGTTTATATTCTAGATGATTTACCTTCGATAACCGGGATTTATTATCTGCATGACGAAGATGGTGAGATTATTTATATTGGTAAAAGTAAGAATATAAAGAAACGCATTAATCAGCATTTTACGAACGAGCATGCGAAGGCTAGAGAAATGCAGAAGGAAGTAGCATCGGTATCTTACGAATCTACCGGAAACGAACTTATAGCGCTGCTTCGTGAAAATCAGGAAATAAAAAATAATAAACCCAAATATAATCGGGCTCTAAAGAAGAACATTTTCACTCATGGTCTTTATCATTATACCGATAATGATGGCTATATCAATTTAAAAATAAGCAAAGCAAGATCTGCAAAAAATTGTATTACGACCTTCAGCAGTCTACGATCTGCAAGAAATACGCTTACCAATTGGATAGAAGAATATGAGCTTTGCGCAAGACTTTCTGGCGAGCATCCCGGTACGGGAAGTTGCTTCAACTACACCATTAAAACTTGTCACGGTGCTTGCGTAGGCGAAGAAAGCCCAGAGGATTACAATGAGCGAGTGTTACAACTTATCCAGAAGTATTCCTATACAGATCAAAATATGTTGGTTATTGATCGTGGTCGCGAGATCGACGAAAAAAGTGCACTTTTAATTGAAGGCGGAAAATTTAAAGGTGTTGGTTATTATAATCTGAATCATCAAATAAATAAATTAGGCATTATTAAATCTATCATTACACCTATGACGAATGATAGAGATGCTCAACATATCATCCAAAGTTATTTAAGAAGAAATAAAAAGCTTAAAATCATCAATTTTCAGTAA
- a CDS encoding YggS family pyridoxal phosphate-dependent enzyme, with translation MSVAENIKKYTEELPDTVDLVAISKTKPNEDIMEAYEVGQRIFGENKIQEMTDKWEALPKDIEWHMVGHVQRNKVKYMAPYVGLIHAVDSLKLLKEVNKQAKKHDRIIRCLLQIKIAEEDSKFGISAGDAEAILQSNEYKEFENVAVVGLMGMATNTENDDKVAEEFDYLHSVFKDFRIKYPAIKELSMGMSGDYKVAVKHGTTMIRIGSSIFGARNYN, from the coding sequence ATGAGTGTTGCTGAAAATATCAAAAAATATACTGAAGAACTTCCTGATACTGTAGATCTTGTGGCTATTAGCAAAACTAAGCCCAATGAAGATATTATGGAAGCTTACGAAGTAGGACAGCGCATTTTTGGAGAAAACAAAATCCAGGAAATGACTGACAAGTGGGAAGCTTTACCAAAAGATATTGAATGGCATATGGTTGGCCACGTACAGCGAAATAAGGTAAAATACATGGCGCCGTACGTTGGATTAATCCATGCGGTAGATAGTTTAAAGCTTTTAAAAGAAGTGAATAAACAAGCCAAAAAGCACGATCGTATTATTAGATGTTTGCTTCAGATTAAAATTGCTGAAGAAGATTCTAAATTTGGTATTTCTGCAGGTGATGCTGAAGCGATTTTACAATCTAATGAATATAAGGAATTTGAAAATGTTGCCGTGGTTGGATTAATGGGAATGGCAACGAATACTGAAAATGATGATAAAGTTGCTGAAGAGTTTGATTATCTTCATTCGGTATTTAAAGATTTCAGAATAAAATATCCAGCTATCAAGGAGCTTTCCATGGGAATGAGTGGCGATTATAAAGTTGCCGTAAAACACGGAACCACCATGATTAGAATTGGAAGTTCTATATTTGGAGCTCGTAATTACAACTAA